GCGCTCGAAGCGCAGATCGAACCGCTGTCGGACGAGGCCCTTCAGGCCAAGACCCAGGAATTCCGCGAACGGCTGGCCAAGGGCGAGGCGCTGGATGCCGTCCTGCCCGAAGCCTTTGCCGTCTGCCGCGAGGGCGCTAAGCGCGCGCTCGGCATGCGTCACTTCGATGTGCAGCTGATTGGCGGCATGGTGCTGTACTACGGCAAGATCGCCGAAATGCGCACTGGTGAAGGCAAGACGCTGGTCGCCACGCTGCCGGCCTACCTGAACGCACTGACCGGCAAGGGCGTGCACGTTGTCACCGTCAACGATTACCTCGCGCAGCGCGACGCCGGCACCATGGGCCGCCTGTACAACTTCCTTGGCCTGTCTTGCGGCGTGATCATTGGCCAGATGCCGCACGACGAGAAGCAGAAGGCCTACGGCTGCGACATCACCTACGGGACCAACAACGAATTCGGCTTCGATTACCTGCGCGACAACATGGTGTTCGCCACCGGCGAGCGCGTGCAGCGCGACCTCGCCTATGCCATCGTCGATGAGGTGGATTCGATCCTGATCGATGAGGCGCGTACCCCGCTGATCATTTCCGGCCCGGCCGAGGACAGCACTGATCTTTACGTGCAGATGAACACCATCCCGCCACAGCTGACGCGGCAGGAAACCGAGGATGGCGAAGGCGACTATTGGGTGGATGAAAAGGCCAACTCGGTGCTGCTGTCCGAGTCCGGCCACGAGAAGGTCGAAGCCATCCTCACCAGGATGGGCCTGCTGCCGGAAGGCGACAGCCTGTACGCCGCCGCCCACATCGGCCTGATGCATCACATGTATGCGGCGTTGCGCGCCCACGCGCTGTTCCACAAGGACCAGCACTACGTGGTACTCGACGGCGAAGTGATCATCGTCGATGAATTCACCGGTCGCTTGATGGCTGGCCGGCGCTGGTCCGAAGGCCTGCACCAGGCGGTCGAATCCAAGGAAGGCGTCGAGATCAAGCAGGAAAACCAGACGCTCGCCACCATCACGCTGCAAAACTACTTCCGCATGTACGGCAAGCTGTCCGGCATGACCGGCACGGCCGACACCGAAGCCTACGAGTTCCAGCAGATCTACGGCCTTGAGACGGTGATCATCCCGACCAATCGGCCCATGGTCCGTCAGGATCGCCAGGACCAGGTGTTCAAGACGGCGAAGGAGAAGTACAACGCCATCATCGCCGACATCAAGGGCTGCGCGGAGCGTGGTCAGCCGGTGCTGGTCGGCACGACCTCGATCGAACAGTCCGAGCTGTTGTCGGGCATCCTCAAGCAGGATGGCATCCCGCACAATGTGCTCAACGCCAAGCATCATGCCAAGGAAGCGGAGATCGTCGCCCAGGCTGGCCGCCCTGGCCAGGTAACCATTGCCACCAACATGGCCGGTCGCGGTACCGACATTGTGCTCGGCGGCAATGTGGAGCGCGAACTGCGCGCGATCGAAACCGATGAGGCGCTTGATGAAGTGAGCCGCCGCAGCAAGATCGATGCGTTGAAGAACGACTGGAATGCGCTGCACGAGGCCGTGGTGAAGGCCGGTGGCCTGCATATCATCGGTACCGAGCGCCACGATTCGCGCCGGATCGACAACCAGCTGCGTGGTCGCTCCGGTCGCCAGGGTGATCCGGGCTCCAGCCGCTTCTATCTCAGCCTGGAAGACACGCTGCTGCGTATCTTCGCCGGCGAGCGCGTCGCCTTCGTCATGGACAAGCTGAAGATGCCGGAAGGCGAGCCGATCGAGGCCGGCATCGTCAGCCGCGCCATCGAGTCGGCGCAGCGCAAGGTCGAGGGCCGCAACTTCGACATCCGCAAGCAGCTGCTCGAGTACGACGACGTCTCGAACGAACAGCGCAAGGCGATCTACGGCCAGCGAAACGAGATCCTCGAGTCGGACAATGTCGCCGACACCATTGCTGCGATGCGCGATGCGTTCTTCGGCGAACTGTTCGACCAATACCTGCCGCAGGGCAGCATGGAAGAGCAGTGGGATCTGGTCGGGCTGGAAAAGGCACTGACCGAGTACGGTATTACCGCGCCGGTTGCCCAGTGGTTCAAGGATGAGACGGAACTGTCTGATGAAGCGGCCAAGGCGCGTGTCATCGAGCTGGCTGCGCAGACCTATGCCGCCAAGCTGGAGGAGGCTGGTGAAGCAACGTTCCGCCAGTTCGAGCGCTCGGTGCTGCTGCAGCACCTCGACTACAGCTGGCGCGAGCACCTGACCAGCCTTGATCACCTGCGTCAGGGCATCCATCTGCGCGGCTATGCGCAGAAGAACCCGAAGCAGGAATACAAGCGCGAGGCGTTCGAGCTGTTCGAGGCACTGCTCGAGAGCATCAAGCGCGATGTCGTGCGTATCGTGATGAACGTACAGGTCCGCTCGCAGGCCGATCTCGATGCAGTGGCACCACAGGCGCTGCCGGAGTCGGCGATGCAGTTTCAGCATGCGGATCTGGAGGCGCTGCTGGCGTCCGGCGACGAGGACCAGATCAAGGCAGCGCTGATGTCCGCGATGGCCGCGCAGGGTGGCCCGAGCGCGCAGCTTGCCGGCGTCGGCCGTAACGACCCGTGCCCGTGCGGATCGGGCAAGAAGTTCAAGCACTGCCACGGCCAGATCGGCTGAGGCAAACCCAGTACAAACAAAAACCCGGCTATATGCCGGGTTTTTGTTTTGAGCCTACCGAGAAGCCAGCCTGCCTAGGCATTCAGATCGAGGCGATTGTTCAGCCAGGCCGCGTACTACACGTAATAAAAAACCCTGCTACATACGCAGCAGGGTTTCGATATTTGGTTGCGGGAACAGGACTCGAACCTGTGACCTTCGGGTTATGAGCCCGACGAGCTGCCAACTGCTCCATCCCGCGACAGAGAAGTGAGACTATATGGCAGCTAGCCGGAGCTGTCAACTGTTTGCGTGAAATCGCTTACTCGACCAAGTCCTTGTAGGCGACCCAAGTAGCGTGTCCGAGCACCGGGAAGATCACGATCAGGCCGAACAGCGCTGTCGCAAACCCGATGGCGGTCAGACCGACGATCAGTGCCGCCCACAGCAGCATCGCTGGCAGGTTTTCCAGCACCGCGCGCAGGCTGGTCATCATCGCAGTCACGGTATCGATTTCCCGATCGGCCAGCATCGGGATCGAGATAGCGGTCAGCGCAAATACCACTGTGGCGAGCAATGCCCCGGCGACGAACCAGGCGATGGTGAAGCCGGCATATTCCCCGGTCAGCGCGTAGAAGAAGCCTTGCAGCGACACAGCTTCACCGCCGTAGAACAGCGCGAACAGGATGGCGGAGATGCGTTCCCAACTTAGCGCGATCAGGCCTAGCACGAAGCCGAAGAAGGCGATCTGGCTGAGGTTCTTCACATAGTCGCGCACTGATTGCATGAACGAAGCCGGCAGGCCCTGTTCCCGTTCACTGGTGAGCTCGTAGATACCTGAGGCGATCAGGGGAGCCAGCAGCAGGAAGCTCGAGATGCAGAAGGTGAAGAGATACGGATAGCCGACCGCGATGCCCAGCGACAGCCACCCGGCAATGGCCACGATCACGCCCCAGACGAGGCTCGGGCCAGGGTGCGCGCGGAAATCCTGCCAGCCCGATTTCAGCCAATGAAACGGTCGCCCAAAGCCGACTTTGCGGGTCTTGGGCAGGGAAAAATGATCGTCGAGACTGTCCATATGCATGTCCATGTCGGCTCCTCCTTGGTCTGGGCGCTACTTGCCACTCGTAACCTTTGGTTTAGGTCTAGTTGCGCCAAAAATGTGCAAAAAACCGACAGGCGGGCACCAGAATATGCCGACGGTCTTGCGGAGACGTCGTTTTTTCCTAAATATTGTTTGGGATAAAAACCAAGTCCCGATAAGACCGACGCGCGAATAAGCGACGCGGCATACCCAACCAGTGGAGGTTCCAATGCGGTTTCAGCGTGCCCTCGGGCTCGCAGCGCTTTTGCCTGCCTGTACGTTTGCCATTGACGGCAAATACACCTTTCAGACCCCTCAGACCCTGATCGCTCGTGACATCTCCGACCTGCACGCCTGGATCATGGCGGTCATCGTCGTGATCTTCGTCGCGGTGTTCGGGGTGATGTTCTATTCGATCTTCAAGCACCGGAAGGCCTCCGGCCACAAGGCGCGGCATTTCCACGAGAACACCTCCGTGGAAGTGCTGTGGACGCTGATCCCGGCGGTGATCCTCGTGGTCATGGCATGGCCGGCCGCCAAGGTGGTGCTGGCGCAGAAGGACACACGCGATGCCGAGGTGACCATCAAGGCCACCGGCTACCAGTGGTTCTGGGGTTACGACTACCTGGACTACGGCTTCGGCTACAAGAGCAAGCTCGCCACGCCGCGCGAGCAGATCGAGAACTACAAGGGCCAGGGCGCAGCCAAGGACACGCACTACCTCCTGGAAGTGACCGAGCCGCTGGTGGTGCCGATCGGCACCAAGGTGCGGATGCTGACCACCGCGAACGACGTGATCCACTCCTGGGGCGTGCCGGCTTTCGGCGTGAAGCAGGATGCGATCCCCGGCTTCATTCGCGATACCTGGTTCAAGGCCGAGAAGGTCGGCACCTTCCGTGGACAATGCGTCGAATTGTGCGGCCGTGACCACGGCTTCATGCCCATTGTGGTGCAGGTGGTGTCGAAGGACGACTTCAAGGTCTGGGTCGACAAGAAGCAGAAGGAAGCCAAGGCGGCGGCCGACGACCCGAACAAGGTCTGGAAGCTCGACGAGATGATCGCCCGCGGCAAGACGGTCTACGACGCCAACTGCGCAGCCTGCCACAAGGCAGATGGCGCCGGTGGTGGCCCGTTCCCGGCTCTGGCCGGCTCCAAGATCGCCAACGGCCCGATGGCCGCGCATCTGGGCATCGTACTGCACGGCAAGGGCGCCATGCCGGCCTGGCAAGGCCTGTCGGATACCGAGATCGCAGCCGTGATCACCTATGAACGCAACTCCTTCGGCAACAAGATGGGCGATATGCTGCAGCCGAAGGACGTGAAGGCCGCTCGCAAGTAAGGACCCGACATGACCGCTGCTACCGATACTCTCAACCCGACCCAAGGCGATCATGCGGGCGAGGCTCATGGCCACGACGACCATGGTCACCACGCTGCCACTGGCTGGCGCCGCTGGGTATATGCCACCAACCACAAGGACATCGGCACGCTGTACCTGTGGTTCTCGTTCTCGATGTTCATCCTGGGCGGGACCATGGCGCTCGGCATCCGCGCCGAGCTGTTCACGCCGGGCCTGCAGTTCTGGCAGCCCGAGTTCTTCAACCAGCTGACCACGCTGCACGGCATCATCATGGTGTTCGGCGCCATCATGCCGGCCTTCACCGGCCTGGCGAACTGGATGCTGCCGCTGATGCTGGGTGCGCCGGACATGGCGTTCGCGCGGATGAACAACTGGAGCTTCTGGCTGTTGCCGCCATCGGCGCTGCTGCTGGTGATCTCGCTGTTCGTGCCGGGCGGCGCCGCCGCCGGCGGCTGGACGCTCTATCCGCCGCTGTCGCTGCAGTTCGGCATGGGCATGGACCTGGCGATCTTCTCGGTCCACCTGCTGGGTCTGTCGTCGATCATGGGTTCGATCAACATCATCGTCACCATCCTCAACATGCGCTCGCCCGGCATGACGCTGATGAAGATGCCGATGTTCGCCTGGACCTCGCTGGTGACGGCCTACCTGCTGATCGCGGTGGCGCCGGTGCTGGCCGGTGCAGTGACCATGCTGCTGACCGACCGCCACTTCGGCACCCACTTCTTCAAGGCTGTGGGCGGTGGTGATCCGGTGCTGTTCCAGCACATCTTCTGGTTCTTCGGCCACCCCGAGGTCTACATCATGGCGCTGCCGGCGTTCGGCATCGTCAGCCAGATCATCCCCACCTTCGCCCGCAAGCCGCTGTTCGGCTACCACTCGATGGTGTACGCGACCGCCTCGATCGCCATCCTGTCGTTCATGGTCTGGGCGCACCACATGTTCTCGGTGGGCATGCCGGCGACTGCGCAGCTGTTCTTCATGTTCATGACGATGCTGATCGCGGTGCCGACCGGGGTGAAGGTGTTCAACTGGATCGCCACCATGTGGCAGGGCGCGATGAGCTTCGAGACGCCGATGCTGTTCGCGGTCGGCTTCGTCTGCCTGTTCACCGTCGGCGGCTTCTCCGGCTTGGTGCTATCGATCGCGCCGGTCGACACCCAGATGCACGACACCTACTACGTGGTGGCACACTTCCACTACGTGCTGGTGGCGGGCGCGCTGTTCAGCCTGTTCGGTGCCGTCTACTACTGGCTGCCGAAATGGACCGGCTACATGTACAGCGAGAAGATGGGCAAGTTCCACTTCTGGTGGTCGATGGTGTGGTTCAACGTCACCTTCTTCCCGATGCACTTTCTGGGCCTGGCCGGCATGCCGCGGCGTATCCCGGACTACCCGCTGCAGTTCACCGACTTCAATGCGCTCGCCTCGGTCGGTGCCTTCTGCTTCGGTTTGGGTCAGCTCTTCTTCCTCTACAACGTGATCCACACCATCCGCGGTGGCGTCGGCAAGGCGCCGGCCAACCCGTGGGAAGGTGCGCACACCCTGGAATGGGAAGTGCCGTCGCCGGCGCCGCACCACACCTGGGAAACCCCGCCGTCGCAGGAACTGGTGGAGAAGGGCCTCAAGGAGCAGGCGCTGTGACCATCAGCCGCAATGCCAAGACCGCGCTGATCCTCACCAGTATCGCGCTGATGTTCTTCATCGGCATCATCGTGCGGCGCTGGTTGTTCGGCTGAGCCGGGGATACGGAAGCGATGACCAGCGCTACCCTGACCTCCGTCGAGCGCGACCGTGCCAACCGCCGTACCGCGATCAAGCTGGGCATCGCGGCGGCGGCCATGGTCGGCTTCGCCTATGGCATGGTGCCGTTCTACAACGTGTTCTGCGAGGCGCTCGGCATCGACCGGGCCCGGCCGGAACTGGCCGACGTGCATGCGGCGGCGATGCGGGTGGAGTTTGACACCAACGTCAGCAATGGCCTGCCAGCACGCCTGACGCCGCTGGAGCCGGTGGTCGCCGGCCGTGCCGGTGGCCTCGTCAAGGCCAAGTTCCGGCTGGAGAACCTGTCCGATGCGCCGCTGGGCCTGCGCGCGGTTCCGAGCTATGCCCCGGAGCGCGCCGGGCGCTTTCTCACCAAGATGGAATGTTTCTGCTTCAACGCGCTGACGCTGGCGGCCCGCGAGACCCGGGATGTGACCGTGGTGTTGCTGGTCGATGAACAGATGCCGGCCGAGCTTGGCGCGGTGACGCTGTCGTACACGCTGTTCCCGCTGGAGGACAAGGCATGAGCCTGCGTTCGACCATCAAGGCGGTGTTGTCGGGTTTCGTCGGCATCCGCTCCTCCGGCGAAACCGAGCGCGCGGGGCTTAAGCCCAAGCAGGTCATCGTGACCGGCATCGTGCTGGCGCTGTCGCTGGCACTGGCCATCTTTTTACTCGTGCGGCTGCTCGTCAGCAGCCAAGCCTAGGGAGTCACACCACAATGAACGTCGAAAACGGTGTACACGATCCGCATTACTTCGTCCCGGCGCCTTCGCGCTGGCCCATCGTCGGCTCGGCCGGCCTGTTCTGTCTGGCGCTGGGCGCGGCATTCGCAATGAACAGCGTGCCTGCCGGCAAGTGGATCCTGCTCGCGGGCGCCGCCATCATCATCTGGATGCTGTTCGGCTGGTTCGGCGACGTGATCCGCGAATCGCGGCACGGCCAGTATGGCAAGCAGGTGGACTACTCGTTCCGCTGGGGCATGAGCTGGTTCATCTTCTCCGAGGTGATGTTCTTTGCCGCCTTCTTCGGCGCCCTGTTCTACATGCGGGTGATCTCGGTGCCCGAGCTCGGCTACGACTCGACCACGCACCAGCTGCTGTGGGCTGGTTTCAAGGAAGCGTGGCCGGCCGCAACAGGGCCGAAGGTCGAGGCTTACCACGCGATGGCGCCATGGGGCCTGCCGGCAATCAACACCGCGTTGCTGCTGACCTCCGGCGTGACGTTGACCTGGGCGCATTGGGGCCTGGTGGAAAACCAGCGCGGCCATCTCAAGATCGGCCTAGCGCTCACGCTGCTGCTCGGCGCCGTGTTCCTGGGCCTGCAGGCCTACGAATACCACCACGCCTGGACCGAGATGGACCTGACGCTGGCGTCCGGCGCCTATGGCGCGACCTTCTACATGTTGACCGGCTTCCACGGCATGCACGTGCTGGTCGGTGCCATCATGCTGGCCACCATGCTGGGCCGGGTGTTGCGCGGGCATTTCGACAAGGAACACCACTTCGCCTTCGAGGCAGCCGCTTGGTACTGGCACTTCGTCGATGTGGTGTGGTTGATTCTGTTCGTCTTCGTCTACTGCATTTGACGCTAGCCCCGGCCGGGCTGCGCCTGCGCATTTCGTGGTCGGGCGGTACTCGGAATCCTCATGTACAGCCAGTACATTCCGGTTCCTGCGTGCTGTCCTCCCGCGAACTGCATGGGTTCGCTACAACCGGAACCGGCGTCTTGGTGGTGAGCATCAGGGTGTCAGGCCGTGCGGTTGCAGCCAGCCGAGCTGAATGGCGACGAGCAGCAGCACGAACAGGGCGATGGACAGCCCGATGCGCCAGGTGAGCGAGCGCACCAGCCGGGGTGATCCGGCCGGACCGCGCACCAATTGAAACATCGCACGCCCGAGTACGGCGACGATCACGATCAGCAAGATGACGGCAACGATTTTCATGGCAACTCCCGTTTCACAAGTTCGTAGCATAGCCCGGTTGCGCTGGGCGATGGCGGGCTTGCTGGCGCTGGTGTTGCTGACGCTGCTCCTGGGGGGCTGGCAGTGGTCGCGGATGCAGGAGAAGGAAGCCTTGTTCGCCCGCTACCGTGCCGCCGCCACCCATGCGCCACTGGCCTGGGCCGGTGGCGCCCCCCCTGGGGACTATCGCCAGGTGCAGCTGGCTGGCCACTGGCTGCCCGAGCGCGAGCTGACGCTGGCGCCACGCACCCATGAGGGCCAGATCGGCTTCGAGGTGGTGAGCCCGTTTCAGCTGCAGGACGGCCAGATCGTGCTGGTGAACCGTGGCTGGCTGGTACAAGGCAGCGCGATCCCTCCTACTGGCTCCGTCGCGCTCGTCGAGCTGCAGCCCTGGCCACGCTTCCTCGAGCTGGCGCAGACCCACCCCGAAGGCAACCATTTCCAGAATATCGACGCCAGGCGCTATGCCGCCTGGGCCGGCGGCCGGCAACCGGTCGCCTATGTCCGCGCATTGGGCTCGGCCACACCGTTCGCACGCAGTGCCGGCCCGGGTGCCATCGGCCCTGAGCGGCATCTGGGCTACGCGCTGACCTGGTGGGCCATGAGTGCTATCGGCTTGCTGCTGTGCTGGCGTTTTTATCGTTCCAACCGTGGAGAGGCCGATGCCATTTCCTGATGCCAAGCGTGGCCGTAAAACGCTGCTGCTGATGTTTGCGCTGTCGCTGACCCCCATCCTCGCAGCACAGGCGGTCTACACCTGGTACCGCCCTGCCGGTGGTCAGAGTTTTGGCGAACTGCTGGTCCAGCCCGCCGTGCTCGATGCGGCCAAGCAATGGCGGCTGGTGGCGCACGATCCCGCCGGCTGCACCGCACAAGCCGATGCGCTGACCTTTGCCGCGCGCCAGCTCGACGTGGCGCAGGGGCGGGAATCGGATCGCGTTGCCTACGCCGCCACGCGCCTGTGCCCCGGCAAGGTCGCCGATGCACAGGTGGTGCAGCCACGGCAGGCGCTGCCGGGCGCAGGGCTCTATCTCGTCGACCCCAATGGCAACGCGGTGATCCGCTACAGCCCGCAACAGCTGGCAAGCGACGAGGGGCGCCGCCGCGTGATGAGCGAGATCGGCAAGCTGCTGAAGAACAACCAGGCGCTAGGCTGAACACATGACACCACGCACGCTGCGCCGCCTGACGGTATTCACGGTGATCTGGACACTGGTGCTGATCATGCTCGGTGCCTATGTCCGGCTGGAGGACGCCGGGCTCGGCTGTCCGGACTGGCCCGGTTGCTACGGCCGGCTGACCGCGCCGACGCACGACCACGAAGTGGCCCATGCCGAGCTGCACTATGGCGGCGAGGTCGATCCGGCCAAGGGTTGGAAGGAAATGATCCACCGCTATGTCGCCGGCGGGCTCGGGCTGATCCTGCTGTGGCAGGCCTGGGCGCTGTGGCGCAGTCGGCGCGAAACCGGCGTGCCGGCCGCACTGGTGATCGCCCCGCTGGCAGTGGTGCTGTTCCAGGCATTGCTCGGCATGTGGACGGTGACGCTGAAGCTGATGCCCGTTGTCGTCACTGCGCACCTGCTCGGCGGCATGACCATGCTGGCGCTGGTCACCGCGCAGGCGGCCCGCGCCCGGCCCGGCCGGCTGGTGCTGCCTGCGGGACTGCGCCGCTTTGCCTGGTTCGCGCTCGCCGTGGTGGTGTTGCAGATCGCGCTGGGCGGCTGGGTATCGACCAACTACGCTGCGCTAGCCTGCGACGGCTTCCCGGCCTGTCGCGGCGGCTACCAGCTGCCGGACGACTGGGCGGTGGGCTTCCATCCATTGCGCGAACTGGGCCTGACCACGACCGGCGGCCCGCTCGATATCGACCACCTTGCCGCCATCCACTGGATCCACCGGCTGTGGGCGCTGGCGGTCACCGTCGCTGTCGCGCTGCTTGGCGTATTGCTGCTACGCCGCGGCCTGCGTGCCGGTGGCTGGCTGCTGGCCGCGCTGGTGTTGCAGCTTGGCCTCGGCATCGCCAACGTGCTGATGCACCTGCCGCTGGCGCTGGCCGTGGCGCATAACGGCGGGGCCGCGCTGCTGCTGGCCCTGCTCACCATCCTGGTTGCCCGATCTTCCTCCGAGGAGCTGTCCCATGCTCAGAACGCTTACCGCTACGCCCCGGCTCGCTGATTTCTGGGCGCTGGGCAAACCGCGCGTCGTTGCGCTGATCACTTTCTGTGCGGCCGTCGGCAGCGCACTGGCAGGCCCGGCTTGGACGGAGCTGCCGCGTGTGCTGGTGTCGCTGGTCGGCATCGCGCTGGTGGCAATGGGTGCCGCTGCGGTGAACTGCCTGGTCGAGCGCGATCGCGACGCCGAGATGCGTCGCACCCAGGCGCGGCCGCTGGTGCGCGGCTCGCTGACCCGGCTCGATGCGGCACTCTATGCGGCGCTGCTCACCGGCAGCGGTCTGTGGCTGACCGCAAGCTTCGGCAACACGCTGACCGCACTGCTGACGCTGGCCACCTTCTTCGGCTATGCCGTGGTCTACACCCGCTGGCTCAAGCCCGCCACGCCGCAGAACATCGTGATCGGCGGTGCCGCCGGCGCCATGCCGCCGGTGCTGGGCTGGGCCGCGGTCAGCAATACCGTGTCGCCCGAGGCGGCGGTGATGTTTTTGATGATCTACACCTGGACCCCGCCGCACTTCTGGGCGCTGGCGCTGTATCGCGAGCTCGACTACGCCAAGGCCGGTCTGCCGATGCTGCCGGTCACCCATGGCGCCGCCTTCACCCGCCAGACCATCGTGCTGTACGCGGTGATGCTGGCGGCGGTATGCCTGCTGCCCTTCGTCATCGGCATGAGCAGCTGGCTCTACCTCGCGGTGGCGGCCTGGTTCAACTACGGCTTCATCGCGCGCAGCCTCAAGCTGTATCGCAGCGGCGATGAAACGGTGGCGCGCGGGCTGTTCCTCTACTCGATCAAGTACCTGGCCTGGGTGTTCGGCGCGCTGGTGCTCGACCGGGCTGGCCACATGCTGTGGCAGCAGTGGATGTGAGTCCTGCTGGTGAATAAGAAGCAAAATGGGCGCCGCGGCGCCCATTTTGCTTGGGGTGAGGTCGACGCTTACCAGCG
This region of Chitinolyticbacter meiyuanensis genomic DNA includes:
- the secA gene encoding preprotein translocase subunit SecA, which codes for MISTLLKKVFGSRNDRLLKQYSATVAKINALEAQIEPLSDEALQAKTQEFRERLAKGEALDAVLPEAFAVCREGAKRALGMRHFDVQLIGGMVLYYGKIAEMRTGEGKTLVATLPAYLNALTGKGVHVVTVNDYLAQRDAGTMGRLYNFLGLSCGVIIGQMPHDEKQKAYGCDITYGTNNEFGFDYLRDNMVFATGERVQRDLAYAIVDEVDSILIDEARTPLIISGPAEDSTDLYVQMNTIPPQLTRQETEDGEGDYWVDEKANSVLLSESGHEKVEAILTRMGLLPEGDSLYAAAHIGLMHHMYAALRAHALFHKDQHYVVLDGEVIIVDEFTGRLMAGRRWSEGLHQAVESKEGVEIKQENQTLATITLQNYFRMYGKLSGMTGTADTEAYEFQQIYGLETVIIPTNRPMVRQDRQDQVFKTAKEKYNAIIADIKGCAERGQPVLVGTTSIEQSELLSGILKQDGIPHNVLNAKHHAKEAEIVAQAGRPGQVTIATNMAGRGTDIVLGGNVERELRAIETDEALDEVSRRSKIDALKNDWNALHEAVVKAGGLHIIGTERHDSRRIDNQLRGRSGRQGDPGSSRFYLSLEDTLLRIFAGERVAFVMDKLKMPEGEPIEAGIVSRAIESAQRKVEGRNFDIRKQLLEYDDVSNEQRKAIYGQRNEILESDNVADTIAAMRDAFFGELFDQYLPQGSMEEQWDLVGLEKALTEYGITAPVAQWFKDETELSDEAAKARVIELAAQTYAAKLEEAGEATFRQFERSVLLQHLDYSWREHLTSLDHLRQGIHLRGYAQKNPKQEYKREAFELFEALLESIKRDVVRIVMNVQVRSQADLDAVAPQALPESAMQFQHADLEALLASGDEDQIKAALMSAMAAQGGPSAQLAGVGRNDPCPCGSGKKFKHCHGQIG
- a CDS encoding DUF2970 domain-containing protein, encoding MSLRSTIKAVLSGFVGIRSSGETERAGLKPKQVIVTGIVLALSLALAIFLLVRLLVSSQA
- a CDS encoding cytochrome c oxidase assembly protein, with amino-acid sequence MTSATLTSVERDRANRRTAIKLGIAAAAMVGFAYGMVPFYNVFCEALGIDRARPELADVHAAAMRVEFDTNVSNGLPARLTPLEPVVAGRAGGLVKAKFRLENLSDAPLGLRAVPSYAPERAGRFLTKMECFCFNALTLAARETRDVTVVLLVDEQMPAELGAVTLSYTLFPLEDKA
- a CDS encoding COX15/CtaA family protein — its product is MTPRTLRRLTVFTVIWTLVLIMLGAYVRLEDAGLGCPDWPGCYGRLTAPTHDHEVAHAELHYGGEVDPAKGWKEMIHRYVAGGLGLILLWQAWALWRSRRETGVPAALVIAPLAVVLFQALLGMWTVTLKLMPVVVTAHLLGGMTMLALVTAQAARARPGRLVLPAGLRRFAWFALAVVVLQIALGGWVSTNYAALACDGFPACRGGYQLPDDWAVGFHPLRELGLTTTGGPLDIDHLAAIHWIHRLWALAVTVAVALLGVLLLRRGLRAGGWLLAALVLQLGLGIANVLMHLPLALAVAHNGGAALLLALLTILVARSSSEELSHAQNAYRYAPAR
- the ctaD gene encoding cytochrome c oxidase subunit I — its product is MTAATDTLNPTQGDHAGEAHGHDDHGHHAATGWRRWVYATNHKDIGTLYLWFSFSMFILGGTMALGIRAELFTPGLQFWQPEFFNQLTTLHGIIMVFGAIMPAFTGLANWMLPLMLGAPDMAFARMNNWSFWLLPPSALLLVISLFVPGGAAAGGWTLYPPLSLQFGMGMDLAIFSVHLLGLSSIMGSINIIVTILNMRSPGMTLMKMPMFAWTSLVTAYLLIAVAPVLAGAVTMLLTDRHFGTHFFKAVGGGDPVLFQHIFWFFGHPEVYIMALPAFGIVSQIIPTFARKPLFGYHSMVYATASIAILSFMVWAHHMFSVGMPATAQLFFMFMTMLIAVPTGVKVFNWIATMWQGAMSFETPMLFAVGFVCLFTVGGFSGLVLSIAPVDTQMHDTYYVVAHFHYVLVAGALFSLFGAVYYWLPKWTGYMYSEKMGKFHFWWSMVWFNVTFFPMHFLGLAGMPRRIPDYPLQFTDFNALASVGAFCFGLGQLFFLYNVIHTIRGGVGKAPANPWEGAHTLEWEVPSPAPHHTWETPPSQELVEKGLKEQAL
- a CDS encoding DUF2189 domain-containing protein, translating into MDMHMDSLDDHFSLPKTRKVGFGRPFHWLKSGWQDFRAHPGPSLVWGVIVAIAGWLSLGIAVGYPYLFTFCISSFLLLAPLIASGIYELTSEREQGLPASFMQSVRDYVKNLSQIAFFGFVLGLIALSWERISAILFALFYGGEAVSLQGFFYALTGEYAGFTIAWFVAGALLATVVFALTAISIPMLADREIDTVTAMMTSLRAVLENLPAMLLWAALIVGLTAIGFATALFGLIVIFPVLGHATWVAYKDLVE
- a CDS encoding twin transmembrane helix small protein; amino-acid sequence: MKIVAVILLIVIVAVLGRAMFQLVRGPAGSPRLVRSLTWRIGLSIALFVLLLVAIQLGWLQPHGLTP
- a CDS encoding cytochrome c oxidase subunit 3; translation: MNVENGVHDPHYFVPAPSRWPIVGSAGLFCLALGAAFAMNSVPAGKWILLAGAAIIIWMLFGWFGDVIRESRHGQYGKQVDYSFRWGMSWFIFSEVMFFAAFFGALFYMRVISVPELGYDSTTHQLLWAGFKEAWPAATGPKVEAYHAMAPWGLPAINTALLLTSGVTLTWAHWGLVENQRGHLKIGLALTLLLGAVFLGLQAYEYHHAWTEMDLTLASGAYGATFYMLTGFHGMHVLVGAIMLATMLGRVLRGHFDKEHHFAFEAAAWYWHFVDVVWLILFVFVYCI
- the coxB gene encoding cytochrome c oxidase subunit II is translated as MRFQRALGLAALLPACTFAIDGKYTFQTPQTLIARDISDLHAWIMAVIVVIFVAVFGVMFYSIFKHRKASGHKARHFHENTSVEVLWTLIPAVILVVMAWPAAKVVLAQKDTRDAEVTIKATGYQWFWGYDYLDYGFGYKSKLATPREQIENYKGQGAAKDTHYLLEVTEPLVVPIGTKVRMLTTANDVIHSWGVPAFGVKQDAIPGFIRDTWFKAEKVGTFRGQCVELCGRDHGFMPIVVQVVSKDDFKVWVDKKQKEAKAAADDPNKVWKLDEMIARGKTVYDANCAACHKADGAGGGPFPALAGSKIANGPMAAHLGIVLHGKGAMPAWQGLSDTEIAAVITYERNSFGNKMGDMLQPKDVKAARK
- a CDS encoding SURF1 family protein, with protein sequence MAGLLALVLLTLLLGGWQWSRMQEKEALFARYRAAATHAPLAWAGGAPPGDYRQVQLAGHWLPERELTLAPRTHEGQIGFEVVSPFQLQDGQIVLVNRGWLVQGSAIPPTGSVALVELQPWPRFLELAQTHPEGNHFQNIDARRYAAWAGGRQPVAYVRALGSATPFARSAGPGAIGPERHLGYALTWWAMSAIGLLLCWRFYRSNRGEADAIS
- a CDS encoding cytochrome oxidase small assembly protein, with the protein product MTISRNAKTALILTSIALMFFIGIIVRRWLFG